The genomic stretch atggtgacgcaagacacagacaagctttttatccaggttcggccgccgagttggcgtaatacctacgtcctgcgtctgattgtattggattgtgttgagagaatatgatgtcctaggagggtcccttgcctctccttatatagtccggagggcagggttacagatctggaaactaatcctagtcggttacaattgtcatagatagttcgatatcaattcctattctaaccgactagaatcctgcttgatcttcacgtcttgtttccttgcacgaaactccaagctgtcggatcaagcctcgagcttgtctcataatgggccaagcctcctggcccaagtctagccgtaagggtatagggtttATACCCCACAGCTACAGGCCAGGAGTGCGGCCAGGCACGGCCTGCTCCCCTAGGCCTTGGCAGCCCGAGCACGTAGAGCACCAAACCGAGTCGTGCTTTGTGCTAGGCCAAAATGCCGAGATTCGTGCCGAGCCAACAGGGTCGGGCCTCATGGCCAACTATAAGTGAGAGAGGATCTGGCCTAGCGTCGCTCTTATTATAGCTAGAGATACATTTAGATCGGACTCACAtcaagggggtgtttagttcccattttttcctaaaaaaattgggttttggtccatcattttgcaaaatggaattAAACActatgcaaaatttttttggcaaaaagtagttattctccattttggattttggcatcAATAGGCTAAAAAAAACCTATAATGAGCCTCAAGAGGTTTCGTGAggacaataaattctgcattttaaatagaactaaacatgaccctaaaatttttggcattttgcattttggattctacggagaactaaacaccccctaaatcaAATTCAAATGGCACCATTTACCACAAATTTATTGGATCCCCAATATGAATATTACCGGATATGAATGCAAAATGTGTATCTAGATTTTGGATTCACATTAGGATATCTAACTGATTTTGAAGATAACCATGTATATTTTCTTACCAATAGCTTTATGGTACAACAAAATAGGGACTTGAGATACGACTATATAACCTTGTAGATAAAGACACATCCAAAAAAATAACGGtctcaaaaaaaaatccaaaaactaaCATATATATTAATAATTATTCAATagtcaaatatataaaaatcaaTGAAAATGTAGATGCATATTTTAATACATATaaatatgtactccctccatcccaatttATAAGTGATTTTAAGaaccttggagagtcaaagcgtCTCAAGTATTTTTTCGTGCAACAATTAGGCCATGTATAGTTTTCCATCTTAAAACTTTTCAattatacatggagtattaaatatagacgaaaaataataattatacagTTGGATTATAAActgtgagacaaattttttaaagctAATATTGGTTCATAATTAGCATAATTGCTATAGTAATTAATGACAAATTAATTAAATTTAACAAATTCGTCTCGTAGTTTCTAACTAACTATGTAATTTTTTATTAATATTCAAAAATATCTTCCGACACCTTTCCTACATATTTAATATGACATTTAAAAGTTTTCATTTCGCGAACTTAGAGCATCTTCAAAGGCTTTGCAaacaaactttgcattgtcatatttgcaaaaaagagtagaaaatacccctccaatggttttgcaaataaggttTGCAATTTGGTTAACTTTACAAATGGAGGTTGaggctttgcatatatgcaaaccttTCCACCACTTTGCATCTACAATTTCGGCCTTCCACGTCGGACTCTGTCCCCCCGCCCTGCGCGATTTCCCGTCCGCCCTCCCTGCCgcgcgcgcccgccctccctaccGCGCGTGCCCGCCGTCCCTCCAGCTGCCGTGCGTGCCTAGGATCGGAGGTGGACCTTCCCTCGCGGGGACTTTCCCTCAGAGGAGGACGGAGGTGGACGGAGCCAAACTGACGCGAACGACAACGGCGACGAACGATGAACGCGGCCTGGGCTGGGCGGCGACTGGCGCGAAGACCTGGGCTGGCCTGGGCGGCGACTGAGACGCACGACGTACGTCAAAATGGCGCGAAGGGAAAAAAACGCGCGGACGCGATCAGTGAAAAAAATTCGGGGGTGGGGTCCACACTTTGGGTTTGCCAAGTCTAAATACAAAGTTCCTTAGAGTTGGAttatttttagactttgcaaataagtttgggactttgcaaacaacaccaaatacaaaattcatttgcaaagtcccttagagatgctcttaacGAGGGCTTACCTCTTGGCCTGTCCGTTCTTCCTAGAAAATTCACTTCCCTCATTCCACCAGTGGGACATGAAAAGGGATACTGCCCATCGCCCGCGGCTAGTACTTGGTGCTGCACAGAGGCGGACTGGCGGTCGCCGGAGCCAGACCTCGCCGCTAGCGAGGATCCCTTCCCTCCCCAGTCCCCACACAGACTTTTTTCCCCATCACCGGACGCTAGAGTCTGCCGGCTGCCGGAACAGGCTCCAGGTTGAAGACGACTGAACAAGATAATGCTTCGACGGTTGGACCTGGCTTCATCGTCTGGTAACTGCTGTGGCGGTGGTGTTCGTgagcctaaggccttgtttagtttacaataaaaacaaaaaatttcaagtttttctgtcatattgaatctttcggcacatatatgaagtattaaatatagacgaaaataaaaactaattgcacagtttaactataaattgcgagacgaatcttttgatcttagttagtctatgattggacaacatttgccacaaacaaacgaaagtactacagtagcgaaatccaaaatcttttcgcatctaaacaagacctaaaatgtACCAGTTACCACCCGCCACAATAGATAGCCAAACGGGCTGATCTAAACGGGCCGGCCCGAGCACGGTCCGATAAAGCACGGCCCGAAAACGGCCCGACACGGCCTGCCTCGTGCCCGTGCTGGCACGGCACGCtcccgtgcccgtgcccgtgctGGAAGCCGCACACGACAGCACGGCACGGGCACGGCCCGGTCCAACGGCCGGCACGGCGTCGGCCCGCTCCATCAGCCCGCTCCAGGCACGGGAGCCGTTGGATCCCTTCCCTCAAGCGATCTCCACCGTCCATTCCATCCTGTTACGCGgccgactatataaggagggggggGGGCGAAACCCTAGCGTCCACTGTGCTCATTTCATTCCTCTCCCCGCCGCTCGCTCAGTCGCTCTCTCTCGTCTCTCCTCTCTGCGCTGCTGAGCCGTGAAGGGCGAAACCCTAGCCCTCGTCTTCCCGGTGGCCGGCGCCCGGCATTCGTCACAGCCACACGGAGTTTGACGGAGTGGTGTCCGTCTTCACgcttcttccttcttcttgaccctCGATGTAGCCTCGTCCTCCCTGCTCCTCCtcatctccatcctcgtcgccgaGATCTGTCTGGGGAGCTCCGTGGTCGTCGCCATGCGGTCACGTTGAAGCATCCCAGATTCGGATCTATACGTCGACGACGTCGCCGCTGTCGCTGGCATCTCTGGTGCTCCGGTCGTAAAGGTGAGCTTCATGCCTTCGTCTCTTATTCTTCGTAACCCTAGATCCATAGATCTAGTGCTCTAACCCTCTCCTCTGTTCTTGATTTGAAGCCGTCGAGGAACCGGAGGCCTGGGACGGCGACATGTCGTCCGACGAGGAGATTGGTCGCACCATGACCGGGAATGAGGAGTTGCGCCTCTGCGGGATGGCAGGAGATGACGAGGACGACATCCTTGGGGACGCCGAGGAGCTCTTTGGTAGTGCTGTTGCCGAGAGCCACGCCAACCTTACCTCTGCCTCTGCTGGTGACGGCAACTCCGGCTTTTTCGGTGCCGGCGAGCCCCAGCAAGATGCTGCCGGTGACGGTCTCCCCCAGCCAGATGCAAACGGTGACGGCGACGGTAGGCGGGCACCTGTTCGCAACTCTACCTCTGCATGCTGGGATGACTTCACGAAACTCACAAAAAAGGTCAATGGTAAGGATTTCAGGTATGGTGCTATGTGTAATCACTGCAAGAAGGAGTTTAGTGCTATTTCTAGGTTTGGTACTGGGCATCTCCTCCGTCATCAGGAAAATTGTCCTAAAAAGCGTGAGAAAGATCGCTTGGCTCAGTCCCACATTACTTTTACTAGAGATGGTACTGTTCGTAATTGGAATTATTGTGATGATGTTGCTCGTGTGGAGCTTGTTCGCTTGCTTGCTAGACTAGACCTTCCCCTCAGTATTGGGCAATCTGAGGCCTGGGAAGAGTACATCACAAAGGCTCATAACCCTAGATATAAAACTGTTTCTAGGCAAACAACAACTAGAGATCTTTTTAAGTACTTCAATAGTAAGCGTGATAACCTGATTGATGCTTTCAAGAACAATGCAATTACTTCTGTTGCTATTACTTCTGATATCTGGTCTGGAAATGCTAAACAAGATTATCTCAGTATTGTTGCTCATTACATTAATGCTGATTGGCAACTTGAAAAGAGGGTGCTTGGGTTAAGGCTTATTGATGTGTCACATAATGCTGATAACATTGCTGAACGTGTGACTAATGTGCTTAATGATTATGGTATATTGAATAAGGTTTTTTCTGTCACTTTAGACAATGCATCTGCCAATAACAAAGCCATGGATACACTGAAACCTGTACTTAAGCAGTATTTGGGTGCAGATCTGTTTTTGCATCAACGCTGTGCTTGTCATATCAAAAACTTGATAGTGAAGGAGGCTCTTGCTCTTGCTAATCCTATGCTTGATGCATTCAGAACTGCAATATCATTTATTAACTCTTCTAACCTAAGAATTGCTTCTTATAAGAGTTATTACATGGCATCTGGTGTGAGACCTAGGTTGTTTGGACTGGACATGGATGTTAGGTGGAACAGCACATATCTGATGCTTCAACATGTGCTACCCCACCAGGAAATCTTTCATACTTTCATTGAGTCTAACTATCCTAGAGCTAGAGGTGCTCCCTTTCTTTTAACTCATGATCATTGGGCTATGGCAAGTAAAATTCTGGTATTCCTTGAACTGTTTTATGATTCAACTGTTGCTTTGTCTGGTGTGTACTATCCTACTGCCCCACTTATGGTTCATCATATTGTCAGGATTGCTATACACCTGCATAAGTACCAAAATGATGAACATATTAGAGCTGTTGTGCAACCTATGATTGATAAGTACAATAAATATTGGAAACAAATACCTGCACTTTACTGTATTGCATTTATTTTGGATCCAAGAGCTAAAATTAAAGGTTTTAACAAAGTGCTTAGAAAGTTGCAATTGATTACTGATGCTGATTATTCTAATAAGTTGTTGGAAACTAGAACTCTTCTTTTCAAACTATATCATAAGTATGATGATCTGTATGGCAGTGTTAGGGAGAAAAGGATTGTCCCTCCAACCCTATCTGGTAAGAAAAGAACAACTTGGGATGAAatatatgatgatgatgttCTACCTCCTAATCTTGATATGTCCAGGGGTATACCTGCTACTACATTGCTACATGCAACATCTGCTCCCACTAACAGTGGCTCTGAACTTACTGCCTACCTGGACTGTGACACAGTCAGCCAGTTAGATGATGATTTTAATATCTTGCACTGGTGGCATCAGCATAAACTAACTTATCCAGTTCTTTCTACTCTTGCTAAAGATATTTTTAGTGTGCCTGTTTCAACTATTTCTTCAAAAGCTACTTTCAGCACCACTGGCAGGATCATTGAAGAACGACGGCGGAGACTGAAACTAGAGGCTGTGGAGGCACTCACATGCATCAAGGATTGGAAAGCTGCGGAGTCAAGGCTACAACATATGGTGGAGGACAAGGAGTTGGTGGAGGCTTTTGAAGAACTTTATCTtgattaggccttgttcagttcgcaaaaacttgtgaaaaacggcactgtagcactttcgtttttatttgataaacattgtccaattatagagtaagtaggctcaaaagattcatctcgcggtttacagatgaactgtgcaaatagtttttgttttcatgtatatttaatgctccatgcatgtgccgcaagattcgatgtgacggggaatcttgaaaaattttgcgaactagtTATTCATGTAATGGTCTGTAATAGTAATTAGGACTTGAACAATGCAACTGGAACCTGTGATGTAAACATTGAACAATGCAACTGGAGCTTGGCTGCACTCTTTTTCCCTGTCTAGAGTTTCTCACAAGGGTGAGTTTTACCTAGAcaggtttttaatgaggcagccATTGCACAAGCTCCCTTGGTTATCTCTTCTGTTCTCtgtgttctttttcttttctgaatTATGCTTGGAATTTGGTTATGTTAtctcatttgtttgtgattttgaaCTGCAACGTGCTCGGACCAGCACGGTACTGGCGTGCTGCCGTGCCGAGCGGCACGGCACGACACGCTCCAAGTTCAGCCATGTCGTGCTCGTGCTGGGAGGCTGCCACGGTAGCACGTCAAGCACGGCACGGCAGGCACGCGTGCCAAATCGTGCCCGTGCCGCGACGTGCCGTTCCGTGCTCGTGCCGTGTGGCCCGTTAGGCCATCTATACCCGCCACCTGTAACTTCTTTATGCGGTAAAAGATGATAGCTCGGGCGAGTAGAGAAATAGTCACAGTTGCTTCTAAAACGTTCCTAAAAAAGCTTCTAAAACGTTTCTAAACAAACAAATGCttctaaaacaaaaaaaaatcacattTTTTATTAATGGGCAAAAGCTTCTTTCTGGCCGCGCAGGTTCATGCGACTCGGTACACACCCTACTGCACACAGCCTAGCAAGTGATGGGTCCCACCGTTTTTATCCTCATCGCCTTCCTCATTTCGTTCCCCATCCatttctcctctcttcctctCTTGCGCAAGCCCCTTCCTCGCTGTCGCACAAGCACTTTCtacattcaacaatatttttctctcacaataaactaGCTTTCTATAACTTATTAGCCAAATAAAATACTTCGAGCAATTGAAACTAGCTACTGCCATGTCATAGTTTGGTAATCGCCTAATTGCCAAAGGCTGCATAGCTTGCGTTCACCATCACCTCAGGTTAATGATTGATAGTGCGATGCTATGATGAGCCGGCAATGAACGATGCCCTATGTAGCTTATGTGTGCTCTCTGCATcagtcattcagcagtgtttttctctcacaacaaattagcCTGTCAGAGCTTATTAGCCAAACGGAGTACTTCGTGCAATTGAAACTAGCTACTGCCATGTCACAGTTGGTAATCGCCTAATTGCCAAAGGTTGCATAGCTTGCATTTACCATCACCACAGGTTAATGATTGATAGTGAGATGCTGTGACGAGCCGGCAACGAACGATGCCCTTTGTAGCTTATGTGTGTTCTGTGTTGACAGACGCGACGGCCAACTGCAATCCCCATGCTAGTATCTCCAACAATTTAGCAAATAATTTTCTATCCATAATATTTTTAGTAAAATCAAGAAAAATtttctccaacagtttgacaTTCCAATTTTCCATCTTTTCCAACTTGGCATATCTGTAAATATGCGTGCAGGCTCTATGCTTGGCATTGGTCTTTCTTCTCGTGCTTAGCGGAGTTCTTCGTTCGTTTAGCATGACTTTTCGTTTTGTTAACAGGTTTTttgatttttaaaaataaaatttgccaaattgttggagattattttttttctttctatatATTTTTGGGAGAGCAAACAACAAGATTAAATAAATTTTACCAAATGGTTAGAGATGCTCGAGTTGTTATTGATGCACATCTGCAGAGGGAATACTCCGAATTTCAAATACCACATTTACACACAAATTCTAAACAAGATCAAATAGTTAGTACAACATTTTAACCGTTCAATGTATTGATGACATTTTCATTAaacggggtgtttagttccctattttctaaaaaaaagattttgatccatcattttgcataatagaactaaacaccatgtaaatttttttggtaaAAGATGGTTATTCTCTATTTTATATTTTCGCCCCAAGAGGCCAACGAAATCCAaaaagagcctcaagaggcTCTCAGGGGGACAATGGTCATGAAATTTTAGCATGATCATGAAATTTTAGCATTTTGCATTCCATCGTTTCAAAATAGTTGACATTTAGCATTctttggaactaaacacccctaaGTAATTTTaacaattaaattaaattctaaGTACTCTGCAAATAGTATTTGAATGGTTGTATTAGTAATGGTGATCGgtgtggaaaaaaaaaagacggtGTACCCGTGAATATTGAGACGTTGACCCGTTGACTGGAGAAACAAAATGTGGCCAAACAAACAGTGTTCTCTGGCCCTGGGCTTTTCGGTCTGTTCTCTGGCATGCCCGCTGCGCCTGCGCCTGTTCGTGTTCGGTGCGCTGTTGCGTCGAGCAAAGGCAAAACGAAGACTATTCCGTCGCTTCGGCAGGGCTTCACCCCCACATACACCTCTGCCCGTGGGCAGGTGTCATCTGCCCCGCCGCCGGCCCGCCGCCGCACGCCTCCTTCCTCCGTGCTCGTGCCACCGACGCCCTTATAACCATCCCGCACTCCGTGGTCGGGCCACCGCACTCCCGAAGCAACAAACACCAGAAGTCGAGAAGCGCACCAGCTCAACTCACCAACCACCGAACCGCACCCCAACAGGAGCATCAGAGCAAAGGATGGCCTCTGATTCCGCGGCCGCCGCGACGGTGGACGGCAGCGCGCTCGCGGGGCGCGCGCTGGCCGCGGCGGGCACGCGGCACATGTTCGGGGTGGTGGGCATACCCGTCACCTCCCTCGCGtcccgcgccgccgcggccggggTCCGCTTCCTCGCCTTCCGCAACGAGCAGTCCGCGGggtacgccgccgccgcctacgGCTTCCTCACGGGGTCCCCGGGCGTCCTCCTCACCGTCTCTGGCCCAGGATGCGTCCACGGCCTCGCGGGCCTCTCCCACGCCACCGCCAACGCCTGGCCGCTTCTCATGGTCTCCGGATCCTGCGACCAGGCCGACGCCGGCAGGGGCGACTTCCAGGAGCTCGACCAGATCGCCGCCACCAAGCCCTTCGCCAAGCTCGCCGTCAAGGCCAGAACCATCGCCGACATCCCGCGCCTCGTCTTCCAGGCCCTCGCTGCCGCCGTCTCCGGCCGTCCCGGCGGGTGCTACCTCGATATCCCGTCCGACGTCCTCCACCAAACCCTCCCTGAATCCGAGGCCGCGGCTCtcatagcagcagcagcagcagccgattCGGCCGCGTCCGATCCTTCCCCGTCGAAGCACAAGTCCCTAAACGAGGGAATCGAGAAAGCTGCGGACCTGCTCCGGCGTGCGGAGCGGCCTCTGGTTGTGTTTGGGAAGGGTGCGGCGTACGCGCGCGCGGAGGAGGCGATCCGGAAGCTGGTGGACACCACGGGCATCCCCTTCCTCCCGACGCCGATGGGGAAGGGGGTCGTGCCTGACTCGCATCCACTCTCCGCCACGGCGGCACGCTCACTGGCCATCGGGCAGTGCGATGTGGCTCTGGTTGTCGGTGCAAGGCTTAATTGGTTGCTTCACTTTGGCGAGCCACCCAAGTGGTCCAAGGATGTCAAGTTCATCCTTGTGGACGTCTCCGAGGAGGAGATTGAGCTCCGGAAGCCACATGTGGGGATTGTTGGGGATGCGAAGAGAGTAATTGAGCTGATCAACCGGGAGATCAAGGACAATCCCTTCTGCTTGGCAAGGTCGCACCCATGGGTTGAAGCGATCACCAAGAAGGCCAAGGACAATGTTCTTAAGATGGAGGCGCAGCTAGCGAAGGATGTTGTGCCGTTCAATTTCATGACACCATTGCGGATCATCCGGGATGCGATCCTTGCTGAGGGGAGTCCTGCTCCGGTAGTGGTGTCAGAAGGGGCAAACACCATGGATGTTGGCAGGGCTGTGCTTGTGCAAAATGAACCAAGGACAAGACTGGATGCAGGGACATGGGGCACGATGGGCGTCGGGTTGGGGTACTGTATTGCAGCTGCAGTAGCTGAACCCGAAAGACTTGTGGTTGCTGTTGAGGGCGACTCTGGATTTGGATTCAGTGCAATGGAGGTTGAGGTACGAATGCAAACATGCCAGCTTCACTTTGACTAATTACTTAAATCTCAGTACTTATTATTTGGTTTAGTTTTGTAAACATGTTATTTTCTTCtgctttttttgttgttgttgctatTGTCATGTTGCTGTGAGCTGAAATTAACTTCAGGTTGGAAAAAAAAGGCCAGGGTTGTGTTATGTTGATGTCAATAATACTAACATACTTATGCTGCTGCTGCCATGTTCTAGATGTTAATATGACACATAGTAACATGTCAAATAGAAAATTAATCTAACGGATGTGCATAGATTGCATGATCCCTGGATAATTACCCAAGGACTGTGTATGAGTCATCTGTTGCAATTGTGCTGGTTCACACTATTACTACAAGTATTCAAGGTAGCAAATGCTTTTATCAACATAAACGAATTACTGTTCGATTGATGTCCTCATACTATTACTACATTAGTATTCAAGTCATTTGTTTTGGCTGATCCAGGAGCAATCGAATTTTCCTAGTGGTTCAGCCTCGTCAGGATATATTCTTATAGTGTACATTCTGCAATATAAATACGCCAATATGGATACTTCATTGCTTTCTCATACATCTCCCAGCTCCATACAGTTCACCGTATATGAATATTTAATTTTGTAGTATTTGTACACCTGTAATCTCATTGGTGGTTCACAACATGAGCATTTCAATATGGAATCACAGAGGAGACCATTACtcatagattatacattttCCAGCGAGACTAAAATTTCATTGTTTTATGTGACGGTTATCCATCTGCattgttgttgtttttttagATTACTGCACATTATTTTTCCATATGATCTGATGAATGCTAGCCAAAACCATTCCTTGCCCTGGGGCATCTTTTAACTTTATCTGCTATCTGTTCAATGAACTGGAATGTGTCTATACCCTTACTTATTATTTTATCCTTTTACTCATTATAAGGGTTATTGGTGATGCAACTCTGAATTGTTGGTGTTACTTGTTAGTCTCAATTCTTATACTAGGAGGCAGGTGTTCCTTGTTAGTCTCAATTCTTATATTAGGACGAACTGCAGATGTTTGGATCAAACAACTTGATGGAAGTGTGTAAAGTACTGTATTGAAATCTGATCATTTGCTTGCTTATTAACCCTTGATGGACTTAGCTGCACACAGTTATGCCATAACTAGCCATCTAATTAGCCCAGATTTAGGATTTCACTGTGGTTGATATGTGGGATAAGGATAAGTAGTAAAACTCCATAGATTGTTTGAAAGTCTATGCCTGATTGACTAGGAAGTACTGATCCTCTGTTTAATTAGGCCAACTTTACTAGTTAATTTTTGCTATGTCATTTTCATTTCTTGTAACTTCTAGTTATTTCCCTATCAACATGGATTACATGTTTTTATTTTCCTTGATTTTCTTGCTTTTCTAGTATCTGGGTCCCTTAAACTATCTTTCTCTAAACTTGCATTGTTGTACCATATGTTTATCATTTCATTTAGCCACATCGTGCCAGATCGAGGTACCTAACTATTTGCTTTTGTGCCTTTCGCTTTACAGACGTTGGTGAGGTACCAGCTGCCTGTCGTTGTAATTGTTTTCAACAACAACGGTGTCTACGGCGGTGACCGAAGAAGCCCTGATGAGATAACCGGACCCTACAAAGATGACCCTGCCCCAACTTCTTTCGTTCCAGCAGCAGGCTACCATAAAATGATGGAAGCTTTCGGAGGGA from Sorghum bicolor cultivar BTx623 chromosome 3, Sorghum_bicolor_NCBIv3, whole genome shotgun sequence encodes the following:
- the LOC8056536 gene encoding 2-hydroxyacyl-CoA lyase, with product MASDSAAAATVDGSALAGRALAAAGTRHMFGVVGIPVTSLASRAAAAGVRFLAFRNEQSAGYAAAAYGFLTGSPGVLLTVSGPGCVHGLAGLSHATANAWPLLMVSGSCDQADAGRGDFQELDQIAATKPFAKLAVKARTIADIPRLVFQALAAAVSGRPGGCYLDIPSDVLHQTLPESEAAALIAAAAAADSAASDPSPSKHKSLNEGIEKAADLLRRAERPLVVFGKGAAYARAEEAIRKLVDTTGIPFLPTPMGKGVVPDSHPLSATAARSLAIGQCDVALVVGARLNWLLHFGEPPKWSKDVKFILVDVSEEEIELRKPHVGIVGDAKRVIELINREIKDNPFCLARSHPWVEAITKKAKDNVLKMEAQLAKDVVPFNFMTPLRIIRDAILAEGSPAPVVVSEGANTMDVGRAVLVQNEPRTRLDAGTWGTMGVGLGYCIAAAVAEPERLVVAVEGDSGFGFSAMEVETLVRYQLPVVVIVFNNNGVYGGDRRSPDEITGPYKDDPAPTSFVPAAGYHKMMEAFGGKGYLVETPDELKSALSESFRARKPAVINVIIDPYAGAESGRMQHKN